The following are encoded in a window of Rubellicoccus peritrichatus genomic DNA:
- a CDS encoding OmpA family protein — MKSLVKVSVALIGALLLLSGCSSDNGPTPADTVLNNPSRPTGWIPDGGLYNNPGSDTIGDGGIYSEDGDLLPGRDGAGGVALLGDGNEQILDVVYFGYDEYSIRPGERYKVEAAADFLRNNPGTTLIAEGHTDWKGTTQYNLGLGDRRANAVKDYLIQIGISPDRVEILSLGELEADQGLDKTDPEAINDRKVEMIVVGN, encoded by the coding sequence ATGAAATCTCTTGTCAAAGTCAGCGTCGCATTAATCGGTGCATTGTTATTACTCTCAGGTTGCTCCAGCGATAATGGTCCGACTCCAGCGGACACTGTGCTGAACAACCCATCGCGCCCCACAGGATGGATTCCTGATGGAGGGCTTTACAATAACCCCGGATCAGACACCATCGGCGATGGTGGTATCTACTCCGAAGACGGCGATCTTCTGCCAGGCCGTGATGGCGCAGGCGGTGTAGCACTGCTAGGAGACGGAAACGAGCAAATTCTTGATGTCGTTTATTTCGGTTACGATGAATACAGCATCCGCCCTGGTGAACGTTATAAAGTAGAAGCCGCTGCCGACTTTTTACGTAACAACCCAGGGACAACCCTTATCGCCGAAGGTCACACTGACTGGAAGGGCACCACGCAATACAACCTCGGCCTTGGTGACCGTAGAGCAAATGCAGTCAAAGACTACCTGATTCAAATCGGCATCTCTCCGGACCGTGTTGAAATTCTTTCACTTGGCGAACTCGAAGCCGACCAAGGCTTGGATAAGACCGATCCGGAAGCGATCAATGACCGTAAGGTCGAAATGATCGTCGTGGGTAACTAA
- a CDS encoding response regulator transcription factor — MKRVVIIEDQTAVREMIAHVVKADPSFEVIAETGDGQAALTLCLENKPDFVILDVMLPGLNGAEVLRRFSKHLRNTRVLVFSGYQNPSLVRELLQAGAHGFVEKAAPLSELKKGIEIVSHGGSYFGPEVAQMLREAVLNPQSNQKKGVEVLTAREREILQLIAESYSTKEVARKLDISVKTAENHRTNLMKKLDLHDVASLTRYAIQHGIIDTALRSPAETTPTTTTTAN; from the coding sequence ATGAAGCGTGTTGTCATAATAGAAGACCAGACTGCCGTCCGCGAGATGATCGCGCACGTAGTAAAAGCAGATCCATCATTTGAAGTCATTGCCGAAACCGGCGATGGACAGGCAGCATTGACCCTCTGCCTTGAGAACAAGCCTGACTTCGTCATTCTGGATGTCATGCTTCCCGGCCTGAATGGTGCCGAGGTTTTACGACGATTCTCCAAACACCTTCGCAACACACGAGTCCTGGTCTTTTCCGGATATCAAAATCCATCGCTGGTTCGCGAACTCCTTCAAGCAGGAGCACACGGTTTTGTGGAGAAAGCAGCACCACTTTCCGAATTGAAAAAAGGTATCGAGATCGTATCCCATGGTGGAAGCTATTTCGGACCGGAAGTCGCTCAAATGCTTCGCGAAGCTGTCCTCAATCCACAGTCCAACCAAAAGAAGGGCGTTGAGGTCCTGACAGCTCGCGAACGTGAAATCCTTCAGTTGATTGCTGAAAGTTACAGCACCAAAGAAGTGGCACGTAAACTCGATATCAGTGTCAAGACAGCAGAAAACCATCGAACCAATCTGATGAAGAAACTCGATCTTCACGACGTAGCCAGCCTGACGCGCTATGCAATTCAGCATGGTATTATCGATACAGCGCTTCGCTCACCGGCTGAAACGACACCAACGACGACTACAACAGCAAACTAA
- a CDS encoding NAD(+)/NADH kinase: protein MNKIERLAFVINATKSGAVELADLLAAVAQNHGVTVRMTQDYPIEAGFLEGQDACCVVGGDGTLLSVVPESVSWNIPVFGINRGKLGFLATYSVQEAQDEFENILQGDYCIVNRSILECDTKDGERSLALNDAVIKSADVSRLIGLRVKCGDDLVTDYYSDGIIFSTPTGSTAYNLSSGGPIVMPDASVLTMTPVCPHTLTNRSLVFSGNTELSVELLESAGNPFLTLDGSQRFHGEHHFPFKIKICKKALPLLQPHTYSHFRILRKKLKWGNAEDSNS from the coding sequence GTGAACAAAATCGAGCGACTTGCATTCGTCATCAATGCCACAAAGTCCGGAGCCGTGGAACTGGCTGACCTTCTTGCAGCTGTGGCTCAAAACCACGGCGTCACTGTGCGGATGACACAGGACTATCCAATAGAAGCCGGATTCCTTGAAGGGCAGGATGCCTGCTGTGTTGTCGGAGGCGATGGCACTCTGCTTAGCGTCGTTCCCGAATCCGTCTCCTGGAACATTCCGGTCTTTGGTATCAACCGTGGAAAACTCGGGTTTCTTGCCACGTATTCCGTCCAGGAGGCACAAGATGAGTTCGAAAACATACTTCAAGGCGACTACTGCATCGTTAACCGATCCATTCTTGAGTGCGACACTAAGGACGGCGAACGCTCTCTAGCCCTAAATGACGCCGTCATCAAAAGTGCAGACGTCAGTCGCTTGATTGGGCTACGAGTCAAGTGCGGTGATGACCTGGTAACCGACTATTATAGTGACGGTATCATTTTCAGCACACCAACCGGATCAACCGCTTACAATCTTTCATCGGGCGGACCAATCGTGATGCCGGATGCCAGTGTCCTTACAATGACACCAGTCTGCCCGCACACTCTGACAAACCGCAGTCTCGTTTTTAGTGGAAATACCGAATTGAGCGTTGAGCTTTTGGAAAGTGCCGGAAACCCCTTTCTGACGCTGGATGGAAGTCAAAGGTTTCATGGTGAACACCACTTTCCATTTAAAATAAAAATCTGTAAAAAAGCCCTCCCCTTACTCCAACCCCATACATATTCACACTTCAGAATCCTAAGAAAGAAGTTAAAATGGGGTAATGCTGAAGACAGCAACAGCTAA